The following proteins come from a genomic window of Andrena cerasifolii isolate SP2316 chromosome 6, iyAndCera1_principal, whole genome shotgun sequence:
- the LOC143369857 gene encoding prothoracicotropic hormone-like produces the protein MKILIVYMILHDLRVAEPLALARLRQQLQLLHQQQQQSLDIEALLGRDDGAPDDARWWSDKRLLDEPIGIEERKRVAITLANHPEESSARIRVTARSSCSCESDYKVNDLGAGHYPRYLSESRCKPKTCQSKLHLCKQLNYTVHVLSERESEEWKLNSGKQTETPLPTSLRHKWQLKPMSVTVACVPDSVNRRN, from the exons ATGATACTGCACGATCTACGAGTCGCGGAACCGTTGGCGCTCGCTCGCTTACGGCAACAGCTACAACTGCTAcatcagcaacagcagcaatCCCTGGATATAGAAGCGTTGCTCGGTCGCGACGACGGAGCACCGGACGACGCGCGGTGGTGGAGCGACAAGAGGCTGCTGGACGAGCCGATAGGGATAGAAGAACGGAAGCGAGTCGCCATCACGCTCGCCAACCACCCCGAGGAATCCTCCGCTCGGATACGAGTAACGGCCAGA TCCTCCTGTTCCTGCGAGTCCGACTATAAGGTTAACGATCTGGGCGCGGGTCATTATCCCAGGTACCTGTCCGAATCGCGGTGCAAACCAAAAACTTGTCAAAGCAAGCTTCACTTGTGCAAGCAGCTTAACTATACG gtgcacgTGCTGAGCGAACGCGAATCGGAAGAATGGAAGCTGAATAGTGGCAAGCAAACGGAAACGCCGCTGCCAACGTCTCTTCGTCATAAATGGCAACTGAAGCCGATGTCGGTAACGGTGGCCTGCGTGCCCGACTCGGTCAACAGAAGAAACTGA